TGGCCCTTCAAGAAGGATAGGGGGGACATAGTAGTCAGATACACGCACCAACAGGTTCAGTGGCTGGTGGAGAAGGGATACATACCCGAGGACTGGGCGCTCTATAAGGAGGGCTGATTCGAGGGAGATTTCAGCTTGTCTGACAGGTTCGAGGAGCTGGAGGAGAGGATAGAGGAACTGCTGGAGAAGGACCGCGGTAGGAAGAGGATTAAGGATGAGGAGTATTTCAAGGTAAGGCAACTGGCCTTCGATAACAGGACGATAAGGTCACTCCTGAAGCTGTTCAATAAGGGAGTGCTGGACGATCTGACATGGGTCATAAGCGCTGGAAAGGAATCCCTAGTCTTAGCTGGAAGGGGACCCGAGGGCGAGCTAGCGATCAAAATATACAGGATCTATACCGCTAACTTCAGGAAGTACCTGGATTATATCATAGGGGATCACAGATTCCCTCCTGTCAAGGACCGAGATAAGATCATACCCCTATGGGCGAAGAAGGAGTTTAGAAACCTCAAGAGACTGAGGGATGTGGGAGTGAGGGTACCCAAGCCCGTAGATGTTGCGGGGAACGTGCTGGTGATGGAGTTCATAGGCAGAGAGGGGGTACCTGCCCCTCTACTGAAGGAGACTGATCTAGAGGATCCCGAGAGATACCTCGAGGAGATACTTGAGGATATAAGGAGGTCGTACGTAGGGGCGGATCTGGTGCACGGAGATCTCAGTGAGTATAACGTGATGGTGTGGGAGGACCATCCTTGGATCATAGACGTGTCCCA
This DNA window, taken from Thermoproteota archaeon, encodes the following:
- a CDS encoding serine protein kinase RIO; this translates as MSDRFEELEERIEELLEKDRGRKRIKDEEYFKVRQLAFDNRTIRSLLKLFNKGVLDDLTWVISAGKESLVLAGRGPEGELAIKIYRIYTANFRKYLDYIIGDHRFPPVKDRDKIIPLWAKKEFRNLKRLRDVGVRVPKPVDVAGNVLVMEFIGREGVPAPLLKETDLEDPERYLEEILEDIRRSYVGADLVHGDLSEYNVMVWEDHPWIIDVSQAVVTVHPLSFSLLIRDLERVTSFFKKRYRIDVPDPYKLAEELARTKEV